The following is a genomic window from Carassius gibelio isolate Cgi1373 ecotype wild population from Czech Republic chromosome B7, carGib1.2-hapl.c, whole genome shotgun sequence.
ACACCTAATCAGACGTCTGCATTTGGCAGCGTGCAGCACCTCTGGCCCACAGCAGGGAAATAACTTTGTTCCCAGGCTTCATTAGACAATGACGCCATGCAGACAATGTCAGGAAAGGTTTCTCCACTGTCATCCTCCCAGCTGCCATGGCTTTATTTTAGGACAATGAGGAACCACCCATCTAACCTTTGGTTCTGCAGGAGAGACAATAACAGGCCAGGGCAGGGTTTGATGGCTTTTGGAGATAAAAAAGTTTTGGGTGTACTGATTGACTGAGCATAAACACAAAACCGCTACTGTAACACAAGAGCTGCAGAGAAACGGAGAGCAGTTGGTGGTCAAATGTAGGTCCTGGAGTATGAGAGGGCAGTGTGAAGAAACGACTGCTCCAAGGTTAGCCAAAGGGGAAGGATGAGGAATTTCAGCTCTGTCTGAATCCATGCCAAACATTATCTCTGTCTCAGGCTCGGAGGATTTCAGGGTGCTTTACGCTGAATATTCAGGGCAGATGTCAAGCTAACAGATGGCACAGGACAAATAACCTCTCCACACCATTCACATTAATATTATAGCACTCCCACACCTTTCTTTTCTGTGTGTGGAAAATCACCACTTTAAAATTCCAGGTTTCTcctaaatattttatgtttcaaataagtTGATCATCAAGATTCACAAGTGCTAGAAATGTCGGGAAATTTTAAAATGGTGATTTTCACACCTGAAAAAAGTCTAAatttaaatacatgttaaatatacttaaaatataaattacatatagtaaaaatatacatttaatatacttCAATTAAAACCAATACTGATAAATTAATTTTtgcttctttatatatataaagactgagcatatatatatatatatatatatatatatatatatatatatatatatatatatgctcagtCTTTATaccataattttaattaaatgttacagaccatttacaattaatttgtatttttacaaatttatatatatatatatatatatatatatatatatatatatatatatatatatatatatatatatatatatatatatatatatatgttcagtcTTAATtccataattttaattaaatgttacagaccatttacaattaatttcattgtaaattaaatgaaagtaaTCTTAAATCACCTAAAGCCATTATAATAAAAGTCACATCTATGCCGTTATAGTTTTTCTCCATTGCTAACACACTTGAACTGATTCATTTGGCCCAATTTTCCAAACCATTCATAGTTCTCGAAACAATGACACGTTTCTCAAAACGTTTAACAGATTTCACCTGTTTGCACATGTTCCAACTGATGACACACAGGTCAGAATATCAGGATGATATGAACAAGAGCACAAGTGATTATGTGTTTTGGAAAATGAATCCTAGTGGGAGACAACGTGGAGTTGGAGGGGAAAGTAAAAACGAAGGCGATGAGGTCAAAGGTAATTTGTTTTTGACTATATTTCATTTTGACCTGGAAGTTTGGAGTTTGCACAAGTTGGTGTATAGTTTAGAGACTGTGTTTATATTTGTGAGAAAATTGTGAGcttgtttcatgaattgtgtgctagcaatcgagaaaaactgtaatatagtaTGTTGTATATGTGcctttcattcattttcacaatAAATAAGACAATTACTAGTTGGGTATCAATATTTATACTGAGTTCCATCCTCTCAATACAAAGCCAGCATTGCAAGTATTTACACTTCCtaaatttttctgtttttaaacaaattgtttgaatgctttaactTTTACCTTATATTATATTGTGACAATGGTTAATTGAGTATATATCACTTGGGAAGGTATTGTCTGTTACTAAGCCACTatgtaaacatttcaaaatatgacCTTTAAGCAGTTATTGCCAAAACATATCAATATTTACCAATTGCGATGCAGATTCAgtgaaatgctgaaaatgaatcaTGACCAGCCCTTTGCAAACGTTGGCACAATGACCCGCCTGTGTGTTTTATGTGAGCGGAGGGACATCTGATACCATCGGTATCAAATCACACAGCACTGACATTTGGCCTCGGTTTCCAAGAGACGTCACTTCTAACCAAGAGCACAGCTGTTGTTTGACACACTAAACCTAAACCAAACTATACTGGTAACTGAGTTTTTATCAAGGATGTAGTCTATTCAAATTCTCAAACTCTAACCTACGACAATTTGTAACCTATAACCACTCTAAATGGGCAGATTGGAGCCAATTTAAGCAAAGGGGTGGGAAATGGACAAATAGTTAAGCCTAAATTTAAAATGgatgtatttgaattgcatgtAAAATTTCCATGCGCATAAACATGTTAAACaatttttatatgaaattaaatatttaaatgtagattttaaacataaaatttaaaGGCCCTGGAAATATCAGGGAATTTCCACAGCTGGAAAAGTCAAAGtttaaacatatacatttttaataatatataatattatatagcaCAACaatacaactattattattattgggtcTTTACTGGTAATTTATAAACTAGAATTATAtacgtgtatatgtgtgtgtgtgtgtgtgtgtgtgtgtgtgctcttgtttttgtgacatatcagggcacaactgtgtataatgtcatgggtatgacacaggtattactaggagagggtgacttatgaggacataacccatgtccccatttttcaaaatgcttataaaccgtacagaatgagtttttttgaggaggtaaaagtgcacaaagtttcctgtgagggttaggtgtagggttggtgaagggcgatagaatatacagtttgtacagtataaaaaccattaccccTATGTGATTTCCCCACATTTCACAAAAACTAAcgcttgtgtgtgtatgtattttggAGTGTAGTGCGAAATGTCAACAAAATAAAGTGTATTGACTATAAATTCCCCTCACACGGTGCTATAGCCCAGAGGCAGAATGTTAACTAGATGCCAGTGTCTGCCATTTGATAAGGTTTTTCCATAAATTATGAGCTCAGCGTCATTCTGCTCTCAGCACATGCATCTCATTAGGTCTCCAAAGAGTAACAATGTGTTAATGTCACCAGAACAAATCCACAGCACACTAAATATCAGACCAAAATCCACAGCTGGCAAggtgtgagtttatattagtttgcCACAGATTTATTTACACCTGGTCTTTTGGAGAGCTAAAGAAAACAATTGAACGATTGATCAAACTTTGCTTTCCCCCCTAAACATGTCAGTCAAATTTCATTTCAGATGTTAACATTCCTGATGTCTCTTTCTCCCACATCAGCCATATGTCTGCCTGCTTTTGAGGGTGAGGTGTTTACACTGATAATAATGAATCTGAAACAGGACACTGGATACTGGGGGAGAAGACAGACCCTCACAGCCGCTTGCATAATAGGACAGGGAAGAGCTTGCACTTCTCTCCTTTTTGCAGGAAATGGGCGAAACCTGGGCTGAAATTATTTCTCCGACATTTTGTGCTGTGAAGGAAGCGTCTCCTGATAGAAGAGGTCATTTGGCTTCCTGTTGTGCAGAAACAGTTTGTATGTTTTTCAGCATGAAAAGAGCATGACAGGAAGGGTCAGGGGGTTTGGTAGTTACTAGAGTGAAGTACACTGCCAAATTAGCAGGATTAGTATTACAAAAACATGTGACGGTCACTTGTCACCACAGAAatcaaaagaaatatatattgcattttgtatatattatataaatattttaatgacttttttatttcacaattaagCACAAAAGCCTGCAATTCTCTTAACCCAAATCTgggttaagtttaaaatattataagATAATAAAGagtattttactattttttttttattaattcaattttactataagtactatatatataataaacatttttgaagTACTAGAAAGCCTATATAACTTACATTTTGATTTacaaaagtatattatttacTGTGCAAGTAATGATTTGACAACATTTCACtctaaggttcattagttaacattagttaactaagAATGAACTATTCTtctatttaatgttaattttagcatttactaatgcataaTTAAATTCACAAGCcttgtttgttaacattagttaaagcactgtgaactaacatggaCAATGAATttactgtattgtttttttttttttttttttactaaatttaaaCTAGATTACTAAatagtgtaataaatgtattgttcattgtttgttcatgttagtcaATACATTAACGTTAACAAGtgacaccttattgtaaagtgttacccatgaTTTTGTTTTGAATTACAGTAATAAGAATTTGGATGAAATGTGCACAAttgttgaaaaaaagaaaatataagaaaagttctttaagatttttttttttttttttttgtagggtaTTAATACTACATATGTAATAAATTGATAATTTACACTAAAATGCAATTTTGTTTTGAATTACATAGTAATcagaattttggatgaaaatgtgcatgcataaaaaaagattaattatatttattatattctttAGGGTAAATGGttgcaattaatttaatttagcaataataaataaataaataatttgcaacttaaaagtatatatttttttccttttttttttagtgtgactGTTTAACAGTTTAAAATTAACAGTAAATAGGCATATGAACAATATAAGAcaatttttcttttgatttttgtGTATAATATGACATGGCATATTCTTGACACGTTTAGTGCAATTCATCTTAatctacagtacagaccaaaagtttggaagcattactattttttatgtttttgaaagaagtttcttctgctcatcaagcctgcatttatttgatcaaaaatacagaaaaaaataataatattgtgaaataatattacaattcaaaataattgttttaaaatgtattatactttaaattatcatttatttctgtgatgcaaagctgaatttttaggatcattatcacatgttcctttagaaatcattctaatatgatgattcattatcaaagttggaaatagttctgctgtttaatattttttccgaacatgtgatacttttttaggatactttgatgaataaaatgaatgaatgtttttaaaatataaatattttgtaataacagtatacactactggtcagtaatttggggtcagtaattttttttctttctttttttttcataaaatcaatacttttattcagcaaggatgtgttaaattgataaaaagtgatagtaaagaaaatatattattagaattgttttttttttttttttttttttttataaatgcagttctttttaaccttttattcatcaaatatattagacagcagaactgtttccaacactcataataaatcagaatattagaatgatttctaaatgatcatgtgatagactggatgttacatgtgacactgaatgctggagtaaagatgctggaaatttagctttgcatcacaggaatatttttttttaagtatattcaaatataaaactattattttaagttgtaataacatttcacaatattactgttttttctgtattttttaatcaaataaatgcaggcttcatgagcagaagaaacttctttcaaaaacattaaaaatagtaatttttccaaacttttggtctgtactgtagatTGTTGTATTTACTTATACCTGAGATAAAGTACTCTAATACTGACAAAACACTTAAAATGAAAGTGTGTCTTACATTAATGGACTAATCAATGGTTTTCTGTACAGGAAATGTGTGGGATAAACTGCTACACTAAGGATGTGCGGCAGCAGAGATAAACATTCCAGACTTCAAACACACAGATGAAGGTAGCAGGAAGCTTATCGAGGACTATGATAACAAATTGAACACACCAGGAACTATAGTCAAAGAAGCTTCGGCATAAAAAGGCCCTTCAAAGGCATCAGGATTATTAGGTTTAACCACCTGTTTAGTGAAAGAAAAACTCTGACAAAATTACTAGAgttacttttcacaaaaacaactaaataaacatTTCAGATTTCCTCTTATTTCTAATGCTAGGATGCATCATTTTTGATAAATCTGAAGATTAATTTGCTCCCAGCACATATTTTAACATTTCGCTCATCCACTGAaaactttactttttaaaaattattttaatcttttgacTGACATGTCGCATAAGacacaacatttttaattacttgaaataaatactCCAGTAcatgcatgataaaaaaaatgaggCGTGGGCAAAGGGAAAAAACACagcacattaaaatataattgtaagtCTGGTAAATAGTGTAAAACCTATGGCACACACTCACAGCAGCTTTTACTCATTACAAATTCACACATGGAATACGAACATTATTATGCTGATGATTTCTACAAGTCTCAATGACATCCATTCAGCCAAACACTGAGGTAAAGACTTTCAGTTTCATTTAAGGCTTCTGTTGTAACGGCCCCTTTTGGCCATATTATATTCTCAACCGACACAGATATTTGCAAAAGTTGTCAGTTTTAGTAAAAGCTACTTCTTCCCCAATCACATCTAGTTTGAGAAAAACCTACAAATGTGAGCTTGAGTGAAGCCAACTGCCatgaaatgtcaataaaaaaatggtAATTACTACatttactcttaaaaataaatttgacgGTTCCACAAAGAATCTTTAACATGCACGGAACCTTTCAAATGCAGAAAAGGTTCTTTGGATAATGGTTCTTATAAGAACTGTTCTCTGCAAGGTTCTTTTTTGGAACCCAAAATGATTCTTCAGTGGAGTCGCTGTGAAAACCctttaggctgatgatacacagggcaacttttttttgagcaatgttgcttgggCACTCTCTCATTGAGAATAGGTAACATATTATCTGGATATTTTAGATCAGTCGTTGGTCCTGTGTCTCTCCTGGTTGCCCGTTGacagcaacattgctcaaaaagtttaTCATCAGacgtgtatcatcagccttacggaaactttatttttaagagtgtatgtggGGTTAAACCTGATTGGATTCTTTGGTACTTCAAAATAACGTGCCGGGGAGGAGTTTTAATTCACAGAATGAGAGTTAACTGGCGGTAAAGTTCTAGGTGAGGATCGTTCCCTTAGTGCCTGAGACAGGAGTGTGCATCCGTCTGAGACGGCGCATGCAGAGTTTCGCAGCCGCTCCCTATAGATGGGCATCTGGGAGCTGTTCTCGGGATGCTGGGAAATATCCCTGAGGCCCTGGGTCAGAAGAACGCAGGCCGAAACCACGCTCATGGCGCCACCCAGAACGGCCGTCTGCACCCCTTTTCCTTCCAGGGGGATGGTTGCGGCTTTGCCGAGGAACTGCGTTTCGGTGGCGAAACCCACCAGGGCGTGCACGGCCTGCACGAGCGGCCCACTGAAGAGGACACAGCGGTTGCGGGTCAGGTCGCTCGGGCAGGCCTTTAGCTCACGCATGCATGCTAAAAGTGCTGTGGCGCTCGTGCTCATGCACTTGACGCTGGCTTTGAACTGCTCCTTTGCGAACTTGTCCTTGGATTTATCACTGGCCAGAGAGGAGGCATCCGTAAGCGTGGTGAGGTTCTTCAGGATGTTCTGCGAGACTTCCAGAAGGAGCTGCGGAGTCAGGTCAGCCAGAGCCGTCAGGCGGAGAATGTTGCACGTTTGCTCCACTTCGTGTCTGCATCGGGTGACTTTGTAGCGGTCCACCAGGCCGGAAATGGCAGCCTGGGAACCCGGGATCTCCACGGCTGCCAGGTAAGCGGCGTGCGCCGAATACTCCGTCAGCGAGACCACTAGGTCCCCCATCTCGACCAGTCGGTCCCCAACCTCCACGAACTTCCCCATGTTGAGCTGGCTCTGGATATCATGAACGATGATCGACAGCTCCTTGGTTCGTGCAATCACCGTGTCGCGGCATTTCTCGAACGTCTCTGCTACAGGCATGCCGTCGGTGTTCACCACCGGCCTGGTCTCGCTGGACAGCAGGAGCAGGTCTGCCACCAGCTGCATTTTGCTCTTGCATGCGTCACAGATGGATGAAAGTCTTTTCCTTTGTTGCAAGCTTCCGCTAAGGATGTTGGTAGAAACCTCACTATCTGATTTTCCCGAGCCACTACTAGCCATAGTAGTGTGGTCGCGCTAATGTTCAAAATAAAGATCACAACATATGTTCTCTTGTGTGAACATGTGAGTTATGTCATtttcttcagtaaaaaaaataaaaataaaaagattcccGCACCTTCTCAGGGAGAGTGGAACTGGCCAATAACGTCCTTCAGAAATAGTCCACTCAGCTTTGAAAACTCAAAATTACATGAAACTTCACTCAATGCACCAATAAGGGAAGTACTTTAGAAAAatatttggatttattttttcaaaaatacaacACGGGCAAAAGGGCTGATGAGATCTGTAATGAAATATCCCTTCAAATGTATTGCCCTATGATTAAATAATCTGATTTTAGGTGTGCATTATGAGAAAAACGAGCATAGAACAGAATTCACAACTATCCCGACAAGGTAGGCTACAGTCTGATCAGTTTCACAGGTTGTCAATGTCGCTCCAACAATGCAGAGAAACCAAAAACACTCTTTTCTACAAAAGGCTTCTGCAGTGCCGTGTACAAGAAGATGCCCAAGCGAAGGCAAAGTGCAGGTTGACTTCCAGAATCGCTACTTTTGCTGTGTGGAATTTGTCATTTCAGGTTTTCTTCGTGTCATGCACAttacatgcatttaaatacatGTCCTGCTGCAATGGGATGCTGCTGCTGATATATTGACCGTCTTGCTGACCCGCGACCGAAGCGGGAGACGCGCAGGCGCCCCGCCGCCACTGCACCATCATCCCAGGACACCTCGGAAATTCATAAAACGTTCCCCAACGACTTTCAGCCGTTTCTTTTTCATACACAATCCAAGTTCTGTGGGCAAACTCAGTTCCTTATGCATATCTATTGTCCATACGCCCTCTCCAGGAGGAAAGCATCGGTTGTCCAGTGGCAGATAGTTTCGCTTTTGCTTGCCATTCTTTAAACGCTCGGCTGAAAGTTTTAACGCGGTTTCCGCGATGATAACGAACTCCGTTCGCTACTGAGACTCTCGCGCGTCGGTTGTAGTCTCCCGCTACATCTTGCGTATCAGGAAGCGGCGGGAGGGTGTGGCTGAATAGCTTGTTAGCTTCCCTCAAACTCTGGCACTTTCATACCATCCACAACCATTATTCCTGGTCAGCGAGACGAAATCCCTCATTTTAAGTCGCCAGCAGCTCAAACGTTACGCTTATTTTTCTGAGGTAACGTCAGTAGTGCGAGAAGTCGCGTTCATTCCTCACCCAGTCATCGTTTCCCGAGGCCCCGATGTGAGACTCAACTACCGGTCCGAGGGCAAAAGTTACACCCAACGAGAAATTCCAGAGAAGTTCCTTGTGTTCCCCCTTTTCGTTTGTTTCGTTATTTCTTGTTTCTGGTGTTTCGCCCCAGATTTGCGCTTCCCTGTTAATCCAACAGGTACTCTCGCGTGTGGGTATTTACTACTTTCACAATGTTCACATTCAGAGCGGCATAGAGCGAATTATTGT
Proteins encoded in this region:
- the tlnrd1 gene encoding talin rod domain-containing protein 1 produces the protein MASSGSGKSDSEVSTNILSGSLQQRKRLSSICDACKSKMQLVADLLLLSSETRPVVNTDGMPVAETFEKCRDTVIARTKELSIIVHDIQSQLNMGKFVEVGDRLVEMGDLVVSLTEYSAHAAYLAAVEIPGSQAAISGLVDRYKVTRCRHEVEQTCNILRLTALADLTPQLLLEVSQNILKNLTTLTDASSLASDKSKDKFAKEQFKASVKCMSTSATALLACMRELKACPSDLTRNRCVLFSGPLVQAVHALVGFATETQFLGKAATIPLEGKGVQTAVLGGAMSVVSACVLLTQGLRDISQHPENSSQMPIYRERLRNSACAVSDGCTLLSQALRERSSPRTLPPVNSHSVN